The Bacillus sp. Y1 genome has a window encoding:
- a CDS encoding Gmad2 immunoglobulin-like domain-containing protein, which translates to MKKLLFMLTIMFMLIPTNGYAKEESAFKNIIVDGGSGNYKVRGDAHIGKDYFYYSVEDGHTQFINETKVQTGKAFGDAYPFVITVSIPKEKLPKNGTLIMNLFTKSEKGEIQQSHPVVLEVFE; encoded by the coding sequence ATGAAAAAATTGCTTTTTATGCTCACCATCATGTTTATGCTCATTCCAACAAATGGCTATGCAAAAGAAGAATCTGCTTTTAAAAATATTATCGTAGATGGGGGGAGTGGAAATTACAAAGTACGAGGGGATGCTCATATTGGAAAAGATTATTTTTATTATTCCGTAGAAGACGGACATACACAATTTATCAATGAAACAAAAGTTCAAACAGGAAAAGCCTTTGGTGATGCGTATCCTTTTGTTATTACGGTCTCGATCCCCAAGGAGAAACTTCCAAAAAATGGTACCTTGATTATGAATTTGTTTACGAAATCCGAAAAGGGTGAAATCCAACAATCCCACCCAGTGGTTCTAGAAGTGTTTGAATAA
- a CDS encoding DUF3813 domain-containing protein, which translates to MGNRLFIEARKAVDLAKNATGSGQYEAISRAKNALSSAYANSTVAEQAQLREMQNELDI; encoded by the coding sequence ATGGGGAACAGACTATTTATCGAAGCCAGAAAAGCAGTTGACCTTGCCAAAAACGCAACGGGCAGCGGCCAGTATGAAGCGATATCAAGAGCCAAAAATGCTTTATCTTCTGCATATGCTAACTCCACTGTAGCTGAACAAGCGCAGCTGCGAGAAATGCAAAACGAGCTAGATATATAA
- a CDS encoding (Fe-S)-binding protein, translating to MKVTLFATCLVDMFQSNVGKATVELLEHLGCEIDFPTAQVCCGQPSYNSGYVKESKEAMKTMINTFSHAEYIVSPSGSCVAMFHEYEHIFKDDPVWGPKAKELASKSYELTQFIVDVLKIEDVGARFKGKVTYHTSCHMTRLLGVKKAPIVLLSNVRDLEFTELPGKEQCCGFGGTFSVKMAQISEQMVDEKVAHVEETGADYLIGADAGCLMNIGGRIERNLKPIKVLHIAEILNSR from the coding sequence ATGAAAGTTACCCTTTTTGCCACATGCCTTGTTGATATGTTTCAAAGCAATGTAGGAAAAGCAACGGTTGAATTGCTTGAGCATTTAGGCTGTGAAATTGATTTCCCAACTGCTCAAGTTTGCTGTGGTCAGCCCTCCTATAATAGCGGATATGTAAAAGAATCGAAGGAAGCAATGAAGACAATGATTAACACGTTTTCACATGCTGAATATATCGTTTCACCTTCTGGCTCCTGCGTTGCCATGTTTCATGAGTATGAGCATATTTTCAAAGATGATCCGGTTTGGGGCCCAAAAGCAAAGGAACTCGCTTCCAAATCATATGAATTAACTCAATTTATTGTTGATGTATTGAAAATAGAAGATGTTGGTGCTCGCTTTAAAGGAAAAGTTACTTACCATACTTCTTGCCATATGACTAGATTACTAGGTGTAAAAAAAGCTCCGATAGTCCTTCTATCAAATGTGAGAGATCTAGAGTTTACTGAGTTACCAGGAAAAGAGCAATGCTGTGGATTTGGCGGAACATTTTCTGTAAAAATGGCACAAATCTCTGAACAAATGGTCGATGAAAAAGTAGCTCATGTGGAAGAAACCGGAGCAGATTATTTAATTGGTGCTGACGCTGGTTGTTTAATGAACATTGGCGGGCGTATTGAACGGAATTTAAAACCAATTAAGGTGTTACATATAGCCGAAATATTAAATAGTCGCTAA
- a CDS encoding TIGR04053 family radical SAM/SPASM domain-containing protein, with protein sequence MVSRDFNKDPFIVIWELTRACQLKCLHCRAEAQYKTDPRELTFEEGKKLINEIYEMNNPMLVFTGGDPLLRKDVFDIAEYAVKKGVRVSMTPSATPNVTKESIEKAKEVGLSRWAFSLDGPTAEIHDHFRGTAGSFDLTIERIQYLHELEIPIQINTVISRYNYEYLDEMAALVEKLQCVLWSVFFLVPTGRGQEKDMISPVEHEKVFIWLQELSKRVPFDIKTTAAQHYRRVFIQQKMKEEKNKENISYLDALTSQGLTGSIDGLGRAPKGVNDGNGFVFISHIGDVYPSGLLPIKAGNVREQPLAEIYRESPIFKDLRNPDKYKGKCGVCEFRYVCGGSRSRAYAMTGDYLESEPFCVYVPKALRSKKA encoded by the coding sequence ATGGTCAGTCGAGACTTTAACAAAGATCCGTTTATTGTTATTTGGGAGTTAACGAGAGCTTGTCAGCTAAAATGCCTTCACTGTCGTGCAGAAGCACAGTATAAAACAGATCCAAGGGAATTAACCTTTGAAGAAGGTAAAAAATTAATAAATGAAATTTATGAAATGAATAATCCTATGCTCGTATTTACAGGCGGAGATCCGCTTTTGAGAAAAGATGTATTTGATATTGCCGAATATGCTGTAAAAAAAGGTGTACGCGTATCGATGACACCAAGTGCCACACCAAATGTTACGAAAGAGTCAATCGAAAAAGCCAAGGAGGTAGGTCTTTCACGTTGGGCCTTTAGTTTAGACGGTCCGACTGCTGAAATACATGACCATTTTCGTGGCACAGCAGGTTCATTTGACTTAACCATAGAAAGAATTCAGTACCTTCATGAACTTGAAATACCGATTCAAATCAACACGGTGATCTCTCGCTACAATTATGAATACCTAGACGAGATGGCTGCACTAGTTGAGAAGCTGCAATGTGTTTTGTGGAGTGTCTTTTTCTTAGTACCAACTGGTAGAGGACAAGAAAAAGATATGATTTCTCCAGTAGAGCATGAAAAAGTATTTATCTGGCTTCAGGAGCTGAGCAAACGCGTACCATTTGATATAAAAACGACAGCCGCTCAACATTATCGACGTGTGTTTATTCAGCAAAAAATGAAAGAAGAGAAGAATAAGGAAAATATATCTTATTTGGATGCTTTAACTAGTCAGGGCTTAACAGGAAGTATTGATGGGTTAGGAAGAGCTCCCAAGGGGGTCAATGACGGAAACGGTTTTGTATTTATTTCTCATATTGGGGACGTGTACCCGAGTGGGCTGTTACCAATAAAAGCAGGGAATGTGCGTGAGCAGCCGTTAGCCGAGATTTATAGAGAATCACCGATTTTTAAAGACTTGAGGAACCCTGATAAATATAAAGGGAAGTGTGGCGTATGTGAGTTCAGATATGTGTGCGGTGGCTCACGCTCAAGAGCATATGCTATGACAGGAGATTACCTAGAAAGTGAACCATTTTGTGTTTATGTGCCAAAGGCTTTAAGATCAAAGAAAGCATAA
- a CDS encoding YajQ family cyclic di-GMP-binding protein, whose product MSKESSFDIVSKVDFSEVTNAITQTMKEISTRYDFKGSKSEVSLDKEELVLISDDEYKLDQLKDVLLSKLIKRGVPIGNLDYGKLEGASGGTVRQRAKLVQGIDKENAKKINTIIKNSGVKVKSQVQDDQVRVTGKNRDDLQKIIALVKEADLTVEVQFTNYR is encoded by the coding sequence ATGTCTAAAGAAAGTTCATTCGATATTGTATCAAAAGTTGATTTTTCAGAAGTAACAAATGCCATTACACAAACGATGAAAGAAATTTCTACTCGCTATGATTTTAAGGGTAGTAAGAGTGAAGTATCACTGGATAAGGAAGAATTAGTACTTATTTCAGATGACGAGTATAAGCTAGATCAACTCAAAGATGTGCTTCTAAGTAAATTAATCAAACGTGGAGTTCCAATCGGTAATCTCGATTATGGGAAGCTGGAAGGGGCTTCTGGCGGAACAGTCAGACAACGTGCGAAGCTCGTTCAAGGAATTGATAAAGAAAATGCCAAAAAAATTAATACGATTATAAAAAATAGTGGCGTAAAGGTAAAAAGCCAAGTTCAAGATGATCAAGTTCGCGTCACTGGTAAGAATCGTGATGATCTTCAAAAGATTATTGCTCTTGTAAAAGAAGCAGACCTAACAGTAGAAGTACAATTTACAAACTATCGCTAG
- a CDS encoding CvfB family protein, translated as MSLTDYIGQVTTLTVARQAAFGYFLTNGEEDVLLHENEMVENAELSEDQEIEVFLYIDSRDRITATTYIPEVQVGKYGWAKVVEVKPGIGVFLDIGIKKDVLLGEEDLPVHTSVWPNVDDLLYISLRVNKNNRIYVKAATDPIITDISIKATSKDFNKNIQGHVYRTAKVGTWVYTVEGFKGFVHESQRKVEPRLGEKVEGRIIDVKEDGTVNISLIPRKQEALDEDANKIYEYLLLRNGAMPYSDKSMPEDILERFGLSKAAFKRALGKLMKNGLVYQEDFWTYKKEEKNDVE; from the coding sequence ATGTCACTAACTGATTACATTGGACAGGTCACAACCCTGACGGTAGCAAGGCAGGCTGCGTTTGGCTACTTTTTAACTAATGGGGAAGAAGACGTTCTTTTACATGAAAATGAAATGGTTGAAAATGCGGAATTATCGGAGGACCAAGAAATTGAGGTTTTCCTTTATATCGACTCTCGTGATCGTATTACAGCAACCACTTACATACCAGAAGTTCAAGTCGGCAAGTATGGCTGGGCGAAGGTGGTCGAAGTTAAGCCTGGAATTGGTGTGTTTCTTGATATTGGTATAAAAAAGGATGTGTTACTAGGAGAAGAGGACCTTCCTGTACATACATCTGTTTGGCCAAATGTGGATGATCTTTTATACATCTCACTTCGTGTAAATAAAAATAACCGAATTTATGTAAAAGCTGCGACTGATCCTATTATTACAGATATAAGTATTAAAGCTACATCAAAGGACTTTAATAAAAATATACAAGGACATGTCTACAGAACAGCAAAGGTTGGCACTTGGGTATATACGGTTGAAGGGTTTAAAGGCTTTGTTCATGAGTCGCAGCGGAAAGTGGAGCCTAGACTAGGTGAAAAAGTAGAAGGTCGAATCATTGATGTAAAAGAAGATGGAACCGTTAATATCTCTTTAATTCCTCGTAAACAGGAAGCACTCGACGAGGATGCAAATAAGATTTATGAGTATCTCCTACTAAGAAATGGGGCAATGCCTTATAGTGATAAAAGCATGCCAGAGGACATTCTAGAACGATTTGGATTAAGTAAAGCTGCTTTTAAGCGTGCATTAGGAAAATTGATGAAGAATGGGTTAGTTTATCAAGAGGATTTTTGGACATATAAAAAAGAAGAGAAAAATGACGTGGAGTAA
- a CDS encoding Cof-type HAD-IIB family hydrolase, translating into MREKHLIALDLDGTLLKDDKTISEKTKKVLNSAREQGHEIMIATGRPFRSSEMYYHELNLTTPIVNFNGAFIHHPRSNQWGAYHTPLDIEVAKDIVEALDSFSFHNIIAEVIDDVYFHYHDEKLLDIFGLGKPNITTGDLRRFLKESPTSMLIHTEEEQVQEIRKHLSDVHAEVIDHRRWADPWHVIEIVKSGLNKAVGLKKVSEFLHIPKERIIAFGDEDNDFEMIEYAGRGIAMGNGIEQLKTLANDVTLTNEEDGIAIYLNDYLNLKAL; encoded by the coding sequence ATGAGAGAAAAACATTTAATTGCTTTAGACCTTGATGGTACTTTATTAAAAGACGATAAGACCATTTCTGAAAAAACGAAAAAAGTCCTTAACAGCGCCAGAGAACAAGGACATGAGATTATGATTGCTACGGGAAGGCCATTCCGCTCAAGCGAAATGTATTACCATGAATTAAACCTTACGACTCCAATTGTAAATTTTAACGGTGCATTTATTCACCACCCCCGTTCTAACCAGTGGGGAGCGTATCATACGCCTTTAGATATAGAAGTGGCAAAGGATATTGTTGAGGCACTAGACTCTTTTTCCTTTCACAATATTATTGCTGAAGTCATTGACGATGTGTATTTTCATTATCATGATGAAAAACTTTTAGATATATTCGGTTTAGGAAAACCGAATATTACAACAGGTGATTTACGAAGGTTCCTAAAAGAGTCACCAACTAGTATGCTGATACACACAGAAGAAGAGCAAGTGCAGGAAATCCGTAAGCATTTATCAGATGTTCATGCAGAGGTTATTGATCATCGTCGTTGGGCTGATCCATGGCATGTGATTGAAATTGTGAAATCAGGTTTGAACAAAGCGGTTGGCCTAAAAAAGGTATCAGAGTTCCTACATATTCCAAAGGAAAGAATTATTGCTTTTGGCGACGAGGATAATGATTTTGAAATGATTGAGTATGCTGGTCGGGGAATTGCGATGGGCAATGGCATTGAGCAACTAAAGACCCTTGCGAATGACGTTACACTTACTAACGAGGAAGATGGAATTGCTATCTACTTAAATGATTATTTAAACTTAAAAGCACTGTAA
- a CDS encoding FadR/GntR family transcriptional regulator, translating to MNYKKIKPKKIYEEVADAIHDMIKAGQFKPGDKLDSVQQLAENFQVGRSTIREALTALRAMGLIEIRQGEGTYVKEFESEQVSLPLSTAILMNLQDTQNLLEVRKILEAGTCYTASQKRTEEHLQTIEAALKEMQLASGNEELNEKADLAFHMSIAEATQNPLLVNLMNHVSGLIGETIKETRRLWLFSEQITVDRLYEEHRKIYLAIKEQEGEKARALMLDHLENVESVLYKYLK from the coding sequence TTGAATTACAAAAAGATAAAACCGAAAAAAATTTATGAAGAAGTTGCCGATGCCATACACGATATGATTAAGGCAGGGCAATTTAAGCCTGGCGATAAGCTTGATTCCGTCCAGCAATTAGCCGAAAACTTTCAGGTTGGACGCTCAACAATTAGAGAAGCATTAACCGCTTTACGTGCTATGGGATTAATAGAAATTCGACAAGGCGAAGGAACATATGTAAAGGAGTTTGAATCGGAACAAGTAAGTCTTCCCCTCTCTACCGCTATATTAATGAACTTACAGGATACTCAAAATTTACTCGAGGTCCGAAAAATTTTAGAAGCAGGAACATGTTACACAGCTTCCCAAAAAAGAACAGAGGAACATCTGCAAACCATCGAAGCCGCTCTTAAAGAAATGCAGCTCGCTAGCGGCAATGAAGAGCTTAACGAAAAAGCAGATCTTGCCTTTCATATGTCCATAGCCGAAGCAACTCAAAATCCTTTACTTGTAAATTTAATGAACCACGTATCAGGACTTATTGGTGAAACCATTAAGGAAACACGTCGTCTTTGGCTCTTTTCTGAACAAATCACTGTTGACCGTCTATATGAAGAACATCGCAAAATTTATTTAGCCATAAAAGAACAAGAAGGAGAAAAAGCACGTGCACTTATGCTTGATCATCTTGAAAATGTAGAAAGTGTTCTTTATAAATACTTAAAATAA
- a CDS encoding DegV family protein: MSIKLMADSASDLPLNFFAEHNVTMLPLKVHVKEQEFEDLLTINPETVYESIRNGDIPKTSQVSPSVFEKHFTELAINKESGLYIAFSSELSGTYSTAVMIRDQVKEQYPDLDLTIIDTKCASLGCGLVVMEAAKLLKNGATKEQVIASSEFLCKHMEHLFSVDDLDHLAKGGRVSKASAFVGGLLNIKPLLNVEDGKLVPIEKIRGKKKLMRRIIEVMKERGVSLDKQVIGISHADDKTTVEEMRTMIIDEFSPQDVYISDIGAAIGSHTGPGTIAIFFLNKLHS, encoded by the coding sequence ATGTCGATTAAATTAATGGCTGATTCTGCTAGCGATTTGCCGCTTAACTTTTTTGCTGAACATAATGTAACCATGTTACCGTTAAAGGTACATGTAAAGGAGCAGGAGTTCGAAGATTTACTAACGATTAATCCCGAAACGGTTTACGAGTCCATTCGAAACGGAGATATACCCAAAACATCTCAAGTGTCTCCATCTGTATTTGAAAAACACTTTACCGAGCTAGCCATCAACAAAGAATCTGGTCTATACATCGCTTTTTCTTCCGAATTATCAGGAACCTATTCAACAGCAGTGATGATACGTGACCAAGTGAAAGAACAATATCCTGATCTGGACTTGACTATTATTGATACAAAATGTGCGTCACTTGGATGTGGATTGGTTGTTATGGAGGCAGCGAAACTCCTAAAAAATGGTGCTACTAAGGAACAAGTCATTGCGTCTTCAGAATTTCTATGTAAGCATATGGAGCATCTTTTTTCAGTTGATGATCTTGACCATTTAGCTAAAGGCGGAAGGGTTTCTAAGGCTTCTGCTTTCGTTGGAGGTCTGTTAAATATTAAACCGCTCTTAAATGTGGAAGATGGGAAACTCGTACCTATTGAGAAAATACGAGGAAAGAAAAAATTAATGCGTCGAATCATTGAAGTTATGAAAGAACGAGGAGTGTCTTTAGATAAACAAGTTATTGGAATTAGTCATGCCGATGACAAAACAACCGTGGAAGAAATGAGAACCATGATAATTGACGAATTCTCACCTCAAGATGTTTATATCTCAGATATTGGGGCTGCAATTGGGTCACATACAGGGCCAGGAACGATTGCCATATTCTTTCTAAATAAGCTTCATTCGTAA
- a CDS encoding LutB/LldF family L-lactate oxidation iron-sulfur protein, with translation MSMKISTTDFKERVDKGIQDSFMRGAVVGAQERMGTRRLDATIELGNWEEWRNHGEEIRKHVLDHLDYYLEQLSENVAKRGGHVFFAQTAEQANEYISGVIKEKNAKKVVKAKSMVTEEIHLNQCLEDAGCEVIETDLGEYILQVDDHDPPSHIVVPALHKNKEQIRDVFSEKLGYKKTEKPEELAWHAREMLRQEYLTADVGITGCNFAVAESGSISLVTNEGNADLVTSLPKTQITVMGMERLVPTFEEMEVLVSLLTRSAVGQKLTSYITVLTGPREEHDVDGPEDFHLVIVDNGRSSILGGEFQSILQCIRCAACINVCPVYRHVGGHSYGSIYSGPIGAVLSPLLGGYDDYKELPYASTLCGACTEVCPVKIPLHELLHKHRQTIVEKEGKAPISEKLAMKAFGLGAASPSLYNLGSKFAPTAMLPFTSGDKISKGVGPLKAWTEIREFPAPNKERFRDWFKNRDKGGEPS, from the coding sequence ATGTCAATGAAAATTAGCACAACTGACTTTAAAGAGCGAGTGGATAAAGGAATTCAAGACTCATTCATGCGAGGAGCAGTAGTTGGAGCTCAGGAAAGAATGGGTACACGCAGATTAGACGCAACAATCGAACTAGGAAACTGGGAAGAATGGCGTAACCACGGTGAGGAAATTAGAAAGCATGTACTTGACCATCTTGACTATTATTTAGAACAGCTTAGTGAAAATGTTGCTAAGCGAGGCGGCCACGTATTTTTCGCCCAAACAGCTGAACAAGCCAATGAATATATCAGTGGAGTTATTAAAGAAAAGAACGCCAAAAAAGTGGTGAAAGCTAAATCGATGGTTACGGAGGAGATTCACCTTAACCAGTGTCTTGAAGATGCGGGTTGTGAGGTAATCGAAACCGACCTTGGAGAGTATATTTTGCAGGTTGATGACCATGACCCTCCTTCTCATATCGTTGTTCCCGCTCTTCATAAAAACAAAGAGCAAATACGTGACGTGTTTTCGGAAAAGCTGGGCTATAAAAAGACTGAAAAACCAGAAGAACTCGCCTGGCACGCTAGAGAAATGCTTCGTCAAGAATATTTAACAGCTGATGTAGGAATTACTGGTTGTAATTTTGCCGTTGCAGAATCAGGATCAATCAGTCTAGTCACGAATGAAGGCAATGCGGATCTTGTCACTTCCCTTCCGAAAACGCAAATTACCGTTATGGGGATGGAAAGACTTGTTCCGACCTTTGAAGAAATGGAAGTTCTGGTTAGTCTTCTTACTAGAAGTGCGGTTGGTCAGAAACTGACTAGCTACATTACTGTGTTAACTGGCCCTCGTGAAGAACATGATGTTGATGGTCCCGAAGACTTCCATCTCGTTATCGTAGATAATGGCCGCTCTAGTATACTCGGTGGTGAATTTCAATCGATCCTTCAATGTATTCGCTGTGCAGCTTGCATAAATGTATGTCCTGTCTATCGACATGTTGGTGGCCATTCATATGGATCCATCTATTCGGGACCAATTGGTGCTGTATTATCCCCTTTATTAGGCGGGTACGATGATTATAAAGAATTACCATACGCATCAACACTTTGTGGAGCATGTACTGAGGTTTGCCCAGTAAAAATACCTTTACACGAGCTGTTGCATAAGCATAGACAAACAATTGTTGAAAAAGAAGGCAAAGCACCAATTTCAGAAAAGTTAGCTATGAAGGCATTTGGTTTGGGTGCTGCGTCCCCTTCCCTTTACAACCTGGGATCTAAGTTCGCACCGACGGCCATGCTACCTTTTACTTCAGGTGACAAAATCTCTAAAGGGGTTGGTCCTTTAAAGGCATGGACAGAAATTCGGGAGTTCCCTGCACCAAACAAGGAAAGATTTAGAGATTGGTTTAAAAATAGGGACAAAGGTGGAGAACCATCATGA
- a CDS encoding LutC/YkgG family protein, giving the protein MMTGTIQNKDVFLNQIATSLGRERRIQNAPVRNWKHQPQHLVLKDASVDDLVEVLRLQCEKIHTTLVETNLKELENTLKETVAVHGGGPIVSWKDERFSNWGLSPLMNETWPSEGVSIHEWDYTKEMENISLAEKANVGITISEITLAESGTVVLLSDKDKGRTVSFLPATLIVLVPKSTLVPRMTQAAQKLRSIHEQGKQVASCVNFITGPSNSADIELNLVVGVHGPVKASYILIDDL; this is encoded by the coding sequence ATCATGACTGGAACAATACAAAATAAAGATGTTTTTTTAAATCAAATAGCTACCTCACTTGGTCGCGAAAGACGTATCCAAAACGCACCTGTTCGTAACTGGAAGCATCAGCCCCAACACCTCGTGTTAAAGGATGCATCCGTTGATGACTTAGTAGAAGTTTTGAGGTTACAATGCGAAAAAATTCATACTACTCTCGTTGAAACAAATCTCAAGGAACTAGAGAATACACTTAAAGAAACGGTTGCCGTTCATGGCGGTGGGCCCATTGTATCTTGGAAGGATGAACGTTTTTCAAATTGGGGTCTTTCTCCTCTTATGAATGAAACTTGGCCGAGCGAAGGAGTTTCTATTCATGAATGGGATTACACAAAAGAAATGGAAAACATCTCTCTTGCTGAAAAAGCAAACGTAGGAATCACAATTAGTGAAATAACACTTGCAGAATCAGGTACGGTTGTTTTACTAAGTGACAAGGATAAGGGGCGGACCGTTAGCTTTCTTCCTGCTACACTCATCGTTTTAGTTCCTAAAAGCACTCTAGTACCGAGAATGACGCAAGCTGCGCAAAAACTTCGTTCCATACATGAACAAGGTAAGCAAGTTGCTTCATGTGTAAATTTTATTACTGGCCCAAGTAATTCTGCTGATATTGAATTAAATTTAGTAGTTGGAGTTCATGGCCCCGTTAAAGCTAGCTATATCCTTATTGACGATTTATAA
- a CDS encoding alpha/beta fold hydrolase, with product MISVENKQIGEIPLLHLARTNLFDKKLPLVIFIHGFMSAKEHNLHYAYLLAEKGFRVLLPDCLYHGERQTEETSSHLQFHFWEIVLQTISELKDLKKYFEESQLIESEKIGVVGTSMGGIVTLGALTQYPWIHTAVSLMGMPYYEKLAKAQIAELKNQGKELPIEQSAIDELFDRLRERDLSLQPEKLKGRPLLFWHGKRDNIVPYSYAYDYYESIKKHYQQTPQLLHFISDEKADHKVSREGLLKTVEWFDKHLLSSSMMYVTSAEK from the coding sequence GTGATTTCTGTTGAAAATAAACAAATAGGGGAGATTCCATTATTACATTTGGCTCGTACGAACCTTTTTGATAAGAAGCTCCCTCTCGTGATTTTTATACATGGGTTTATGAGTGCGAAGGAACATAATTTGCATTATGCTTATTTACTGGCTGAAAAAGGGTTTCGTGTGTTACTACCAGACTGTCTGTATCATGGGGAGAGACAGACGGAAGAAACTAGTTCCCATTTGCAGTTTCATTTTTGGGAAATTGTTTTACAAACCATTTCAGAACTGAAAGATCTGAAGAAGTATTTTGAAGAAAGTCAGTTGATCGAATCTGAAAAGATTGGAGTTGTTGGAACTTCAATGGGAGGAATTGTTACACTAGGTGCATTAACACAGTATCCATGGATTCATACTGCTGTAAGTCTTATGGGTATGCCTTATTATGAAAAACTTGCTAAAGCGCAAATTGCAGAGCTGAAAAATCAAGGAAAAGAACTGCCAATTGAGCAGTCAGCTATTGATGAATTATTTGATCGTCTTCGAGAAAGAGACTTAAGCCTGCAACCGGAAAAATTAAAGGGAAGACCACTTTTATTTTGGCATGGGAAAAGGGACAATATTGTTCCGTATTCATATGCGTATGATTACTACGAAAGCATTAAGAAACATTATCAACAAACCCCTCAGTTACTACATTTTATTAGTGACGAAAAGGCTGATCATAAGGTCAGCAGAGAAGGGCTGTTAAAAACCGTTGAGTGGTTTGATAAGCATTTACTTTCATCAAGTATGATGTACGTCACTTCAGCAGAAAAATAA
- a CDS encoding DUF3941 domain-containing protein, translating to MPHTSDNDKKAQDKNALRHEKKMLEEKNRTAGKKSFSKKTDHL from the coding sequence ATGCCACATACTTCAGATAATGATAAAAAAGCACAAGACAAAAATGCTCTCAGACATGAGAAAAAAATGTTAGAAGAAAAGAACAGAACAGCAGGAAAAAAATCATTTTCTAAGAAGACAGATCATTTGTAA
- a CDS encoding YitT family protein, whose protein sequence is MIYLHTKKIIIVTIGAILNAVAMNFFLIPANVYSSGFVGVAQLISSVFGNFMTTGVWLFILNLPVTILAWKKVGRSFTIYSFISVFLMSFFLEIVPIINVSKDILLNAVFGGVIAAIGTGITLKWGASTGGMDIVAMVLSRMKDKPVGTYFFILNGAIIVTAGFLYGWEKALYTLVTLYVSTRVIDTIHTRHEKLTAMIITKKSDEMKHAIHSKLVRGITTVPAKGAFTNENKEMLITVITRYELFDLERIIKSVDPNAFTNIVQTAGIFGFFRKE, encoded by the coding sequence TTGATTTATCTGCATACGAAAAAAATAATCATTGTGACCATCGGAGCTATATTAAATGCAGTGGCAATGAATTTTTTCTTAATCCCGGCTAATGTATACTCCAGTGGTTTCGTGGGAGTAGCACAGCTAATATCAAGTGTCTTTGGAAATTTCATGACAACTGGGGTTTGGTTATTTATTCTTAATCTTCCTGTAACCATTTTAGCTTGGAAAAAGGTAGGTCGATCGTTCACCATCTACAGTTTTATTAGTGTATTTCTAATGTCTTTTTTCTTAGAAATTGTCCCAATCATCAATGTTTCTAAAGATATTTTACTAAATGCGGTTTTTGGAGGAGTTATTGCGGCTATTGGAACAGGGATTACCTTAAAGTGGGGAGCGTCTACAGGAGGAATGGATATAGTCGCGATGGTTTTATCGAGAATGAAGGATAAGCCCGTTGGAACGTATTTCTTTATTTTAAATGGCGCAATCATTGTAACCGCAGGTTTTTTATATGGATGGGAAAAGGCCTTATACACGCTAGTCACTTTATATGTTTCTACAAGGGTGATAGATACCATTCACACTCGTCATGAAAAGCTGACAGCCATGATTATAACTAAAAAGTCGGATGAAATGAAACATGCCATTCATTCAAAGCTTGTTCGAGGGATTACAACTGTACCTGCAAAGGGTGCATTTACAAACGAAAATAAAGAAATGCTAATAACAGTTATTACTCGTTATGAATTATTTGATCTCGAACGAATCATTAAGTCAGTTGATCCCAATGCATTTACTAATATTGTTCAAACAGCAGGGATCTTTGGTTTCTTTCGAAAAGAATAA
- a CDS encoding metal-sulfur cluster assembly factor, with protein MDQDLKDSIMGALELVVDPELGIDIVNLGLVYDIEMDEEGTATITMTLTSMGCPLAGSIVENVKEALSDIPEVKKTEVNIVWSPPWSKDRMSRYAKIALGIR; from the coding sequence ATGGATCAAGATTTAAAAGATAGTATTATGGGGGCTTTGGAATTAGTTGTTGACCCAGAGCTTGGAATAGATATTGTGAACCTTGGCCTTGTTTATGATATTGAGATGGACGAAGAAGGTACTGCGACCATTACAATGACGTTAACTTCAATGGGTTGTCCGTTAGCAGGTTCTATTGTGGAAAATGTGAAAGAGGCTCTAAGTGACATCCCTGAAGTTAAAAAGACAGAAGTAAATATCGTCTGGAGCCCACCATGGTCTAAAGATAGAATGTCAAGATACGCAAAGATTGCGCTTGGAATTCGATAG